A part of Candidatus Alcyoniella australis genomic DNA contains:
- a CDS encoding site-specific DNA-methyltransferase, whose protein sequence is MPRLTEQEQQEILRYIEADKPLPDKFRFLLFDEKREVELVWNGKTNEVCNIVLPFQVIEQVDEPRAEKSEETAPQLDLFTTDSRGRQLKGWTNKLIWGDNKLILSSLKNGPLREEIEKQGGLKLIYIDPPFDVGADFSMNIEVGGDTFTKRPNILEEIAYRDTWGKNAERYPSMIYERLVLMRDLLADNGSIYVHCDWRVSAMIRLVLDEVFGATRFDTEIIWKATSAHANNKTYGVVHNTIFFYRKGEKSRFNTQKTEYEQDYIDTYYRYKDEDGRRFMSDNLVGHKTVNKIYEWKGISRPWRYPPHRLDELDAAGKIFWTKNNFPRFKRYLDEMDGTPAQSIWADKAVKNIRSWDKENVGYATQKPEGLIDRIIRASSNEGDLVADFFCGSGTFASVAEKLGRKWIVSDLGKFAIHTTRKRMIGVQRGLKADGKNYRAFEILNLGKYERQHYIGVNPNLREEEQLKQLEQKEADFVELILRAYHAEKTDGFACFHGKRAGRLVAVGPVNLPVTRLFVEEVILECRKKHITRVDILGFEFEMGLFPNALDEARAKGIDIAPKYIPAEVFDKRAVEKNQVVFHDVAAIEVTPHVKKNSVSVELTDFSVYYSQDSIATAEATLKNKSSKIVVERGQIVKVSKDKNGIVKREKLTKKWTDWIDYWAVDFDFESKREIVRVKNEDTGEWEERWTGDYIFENEWQSFRTKKDRSLELKSVFHECTPGRRKLAVKVVDIFGNDTMTIIEVTVGGKR, encoded by the coding sequence AGCAGGAAATCCTGCGCTACATCGAAGCAGATAAACCCCTACCGGATAAGTTCCGATTTCTGCTGTTCGACGAAAAGCGCGAAGTAGAGCTGGTCTGGAACGGCAAGACCAATGAGGTCTGCAACATCGTGCTGCCCTTCCAGGTGATCGAGCAGGTGGACGAGCCCCGGGCCGAAAAGTCTGAGGAAACCGCACCCCAGTTGGATTTGTTCACCACGGACAGCCGGGGTCGCCAGCTCAAGGGTTGGACGAATAAGCTCATCTGGGGCGACAACAAGCTGATCCTCTCGTCACTAAAAAACGGCCCTCTGCGTGAGGAGATCGAAAAACAGGGCGGCCTCAAACTGATTTACATCGACCCGCCGTTTGATGTTGGTGCTGATTTCAGCATGAATATCGAGGTTGGCGGCGATACATTTACAAAAAGACCTAACATTTTGGAAGAAATTGCCTACCGCGACACCTGGGGCAAAAACGCAGAACGATACCCGTCAATGATCTACGAGCGGCTGGTGCTGATGCGCGACTTGCTGGCTGATAATGGCAGCATTTATGTGCATTGTGATTGGCGAGTAAGTGCAATGATTCGTTTAGTCTTGGACGAGGTCTTTGGGGCAACAAGATTTGATACAGAAATAATTTGGAAGGCGACAAGTGCTCATGCCAACAACAAAACTTATGGGGTCGTTCACAATACAATTTTCTTTTATCGAAAGGGGGAGAAATCTCGTTTCAACACCCAAAAGACAGAATATGAGCAAGATTATATAGATACTTATTACCGCTATAAAGACGAAGATGGTCGTCGGTTTATGTCGGATAATCTTGTTGGTCATAAAACGGTGAACAAAATTTATGAATGGAAGGGAATCTCACGACCTTGGAGGTATCCGCCTCATCGCCTTGACGAACTTGATGCGGCAGGAAAGATATTTTGGACTAAAAACAATTTTCCGAGGTTCAAGCGGTATCTGGACGAGATGGATGGTACGCCTGCCCAATCAATATGGGCAGATAAGGCAGTGAAAAACATCCGGTCTTGGGACAAGGAAAATGTCGGCTATGCAACTCAAAAACCAGAAGGGTTAATTGATAGGATTATTCGAGCCTCATCAAACGAGGGCGACCTAGTAGCCGACTTTTTCTGCGGCTCTGGCACCTTTGCTTCTGTGGCGGAGAAACTGGGGCGCAAGTGGATCGTCAGCGACCTCGGAAAATTCGCCATTCATACAACTCGCAAACGCATGATCGGTGTGCAGCGGGGGCTCAAGGCCGACGGTAAAAACTACCGCGCCTTTGAGATCCTCAACCTAGGCAAATATGAGCGGCAGCATTACATCGGCGTCAATCCCAACCTGCGCGAGGAAGAGCAGCTCAAGCAGTTGGAGCAAAAGGAGGCGGACTTCGTCGAATTAATCCTACGTGCCTACCACGCCGAAAAAACGGACGGCTTCGCCTGCTTCCACGGGAAACGGGCCGGACGACTTGTGGCTGTGGGACCGGTCAACCTTCCGGTGACACGGTTGTTCGTGGAAGAAGTAATTCTGGAATGTCGCAAAAAGCACATCACCCGGGTGGACATCCTGGGCTTCGAATTCGAGATGGGGTTGTTCCCCAACGCACTGGATGAGGCTCGCGCCAAGGGCATCGACATCGCTCCGAAATACATCCCCGCTGAGGTATTCGATAAGCGAGCAGTGGAGAAGAACCAGGTTGTGTTTCACGACGTTGCAGCCATTGAGGTCACGCCGCACGTCAAGAAGAATAGCGTGTCCGTTGAACTGACTGACTTCTCTGTCTATTACTCGCAGGATTCCATTGCCACAGCCGAGGCTACCCTCAAGAATAAGTCCAGCAAGATCGTGGTTGAGCGCGGGCAGATCGTGAAGGTGAGCAAGGATAAAAACGGCATCGTCAAGCGCGAGAAGCTGACGAAGAAGTGGACGGACTGGATCGACTACTGGGCGGTGGATTTCGACTTTGAGAGCAAGCGGGAGATCGTCCGCGTTAAAAACGAGGACACCGGTGAGTGGGAAGAACGATGGACTGGTGATTATATTTTTGAAAACGAATGGCAATCCTTCCGAACCAAGAAAGATCGTTCGCTGGAACTGAAAAGCGTATTTCATGAATGCACGCCCGGTCGGCGCAAGCTGGCTGTCAAGGTGGTGGACATCTTCGGTAACGACACCATGACGATCATCGAGGTCACCGTGGGAGGGAAGAGGTAA
- the dinD gene encoding DNA damage-inducible protein D: protein MTTKQTGDHQSPFERIKRINDAGMVFWSSREFAAVLEYEDYRNFEGVVDKAKLSCFNSGYRIEDHFVDVTEMIAIGKGGQRPVKTILLSRYACYLTIQNADPKKEIVAQGQTYFAIQTRRQELADEGIEDERRILLRDEMRRHNTQLADAAKDAGVIEPIDYAIFQNHGYMGLYGGLKQGDIHHRKGLKKTQKILDHMGSTELAANLFRATQTEEKLRRDEVKGKDAANWTHREVGAKVRLTIKELGGTMPEELPVAESIKKIETKKSKQLDKVKTPIKKKVK from the coding sequence ATGACAACAAAGCAGACCGGAGACCATCAGTCGCCGTTCGAGCGAATCAAGCGGATAAATGATGCCGGGATGGTGTTTTGGTCAAGCCGTGAATTTGCAGCGGTTTTGGAATACGAAGATTACCGCAATTTCGAAGGGGTTGTCGATAAGGCCAAGTTGTCTTGCTTTAACAGCGGATACCGCATTGAGGATCATTTCGTTGACGTCACCGAAATGATCGCGATCGGCAAGGGTGGACAGCGACCCGTCAAAACCATACTACTGTCGCGTTACGCTTGTTACTTGACTATCCAGAACGCCGATCCCAAAAAAGAAATCGTAGCGCAAGGGCAAACCTATTTTGCCATTCAGACTCGTCGGCAAGAATTGGCTGACGAGGGGATCGAAGATGAGCGTCGGATTCTATTACGCGATGAAATGCGCCGCCATAACACCCAATTGGCGGACGCGGCCAAGGATGCTGGTGTCATCGAGCCGATAGACTACGCCATCTTTCAAAATCACGGGTATATGGGACTATACGGCGGACTGAAACAGGGGGACATTCACCATCGGAAAGGCTTAAAAAAGACCCAGAAAATTCTGGATCATATGGGCAGTACGGAATTGGCGGCGAACCTGTTCCGGGCGACCCAGACGGAGGAAAAGCTGCGCCGGGACGAGGTAAAGGGGAAAGACGCGGCGAACTGGACGCATCGTGAAGTAGGCGCGAAGGTGAGGCTAACCATCAAGGAATTGGGAGGTACGATGCCCGAAGAATTGCCGGTTGCGGAAAGCATCAAGAAGATCGAGACCAAAAAGAGTAAGCAACTCGACAAAGTAAAGACGCCCATAAAAAAGAAAGTCAAGTAA
- a CDS encoding DEAD/DEAH box helicase family protein yields MALHPKFPDSPFAILDPEIRWFPADEALRLSSMDKLMPPLVPQLRRKVKEWRDSGYVGATDTSRSLLNWWFNTPHLLPKYDGTLAEFQYYFGQREALETIIYLYDVVAVQDKYDLMRFDSSGAVSTGMFDETWRRFVVKMATGTGKTKVLALMLAWSFFHKLYEPDSDLSRNFLVITPNIIVLDRIYKDFQGLRIFLKDDPILPDDGFDGHNWRSDFQLTLHVQDEVRITRPTGNIFLTNIHRVYASDDIPASPDDENSMDYFLGKRPTGATTDSKVDLGMIVRDIDELMVLNDEAHHIHDPRMAWFKSIEDIHNRLKQKGTALSLQVDVTATPKHNNGAIFVQTVSDYPLVEAISQNVVKHPVLPDAASRAKLAEQQSAKYTEKYADYIHLGVLEWRKAYAEHVKLDKKAILFVMTDDTRNCDDVAAYLEGNYADLKDAVLVIHTKANGEISESTSGKSKEELDKLRELANSIDDMDSPYKAIISVMVLKEGWDVKNVTTIVGLRAYSAKSNILPEQTLGRGLRKMYPGGLEEYVSVVGTDAFMDFVESIQAEGVILDRKPMGEGTDAKTPLVIEIDNENVKKDIEALDIEIPLLSPRVYREYKNLGALDVGALGNQPVEYRQFSEEEQREIVFKDITTGEVTHTTILDTAGIADYRSAIGYFAQTIMKDLRLVSGYDVLYGKVKGFVHEHLFDRPVELESPNTLRNLSELVATKTIIETFKKTINALTVQDKGDAEIRDTIKLRQTRPFVAKDQGYLMPKKSVFNRIIGDSHLELLFARFLEDCNDVISYAKNYFAVHFKLDYVNATGDISNYYPDFLVKLSAKKIYIVETKGLEDLDVPLKMQRLKQWCEDINRVQKDVSYDFVFVDQESFEKFKPTSFRQLVDGFKQYK; encoded by the coding sequence ATGGCACTCCATCCCAAATTCCCCGATTCGCCCTTTGCCATTCTCGACCCTGAAATCCGTTGGTTCCCGGCGGACGAAGCCCTGCGCCTCTCCAGCATGGACAAGCTCATGCCGCCCCTAGTACCCCAACTGCGGCGGAAGGTGAAGGAATGGCGCGATAGCGGCTACGTTGGTGCGACGGACACCAGCCGCAGCTTACTCAACTGGTGGTTCAATACGCCGCACTTGCTGCCCAAGTACGATGGCACGCTGGCCGAGTTTCAGTATTACTTCGGACAGCGCGAAGCCCTGGAAACGATCATCTACCTTTACGATGTGGTCGCCGTCCAGGATAAGTACGACTTGATGAGGTTCGATAGCTCCGGCGCGGTCTCCACCGGCATGTTCGACGAGACATGGCGGCGCTTTGTTGTAAAGATGGCGACGGGCACAGGCAAAACCAAAGTTTTAGCACTGATGCTCGCCTGGAGCTTCTTTCACAAGCTGTACGAGCCTGACTCAGATCTGTCGCGCAACTTCCTGGTGATCACCCCCAACATCATTGTCCTGGATCGCATCTACAAGGATTTTCAGGGGCTACGCATCTTTTTGAAGGACGACCCTATTTTGCCCGACGATGGTTTCGATGGCCACAACTGGCGTAGCGATTTTCAACTCACTCTTCATGTTCAGGATGAGGTGCGCATCACGCGCCCTACCGGCAACATCTTCTTGACCAATATCCATCGCGTTTACGCCAGTGACGATATTCCAGCCTCGCCCGACGATGAAAACTCTATGGACTACTTCCTGGGCAAACGGCCAACCGGAGCGACAACCGACTCCAAGGTGGACTTGGGCATGATCGTCCGCGACATCGACGAGCTGATGGTGCTCAACGATGAAGCGCACCACATCCATGATCCGCGTATGGCCTGGTTCAAATCCATCGAGGACATTCACAACCGCCTGAAGCAAAAGGGGACTGCCCTGTCTCTTCAGGTGGACGTTACGGCCACGCCCAAGCACAACAACGGTGCGATTTTCGTGCAGACCGTGTCCGACTATCCTCTGGTCGAAGCCATCTCACAAAACGTTGTCAAGCACCCCGTCCTGCCCGATGCGGCCAGCCGCGCCAAGCTGGCGGAGCAGCAGAGCGCAAAATACACTGAGAAATACGCCGATTACATTCACCTGGGCGTGCTTGAGTGGCGCAAGGCATATGCTGAGCATGTAAAACTGGACAAGAAGGCCATCCTGTTCGTGATGACCGATGACACCCGCAACTGTGACGATGTGGCTGCATATTTAGAGGGAAACTATGCAGATCTAAAAGATGCGGTGCTAGTCATTCACACTAAAGCCAATGGAGAAATTTCAGAATCTACCTCTGGCAAGAGCAAAGAGGAACTAGACAAGTTGCGCGAGCTGGCCAACTCGATTGACGACATGGACAGCCCCTACAAAGCCATTATCTCCGTCATGGTGCTCAAAGAGGGTTGGGACGTTAAGAACGTGACCACTATCGTTGGCCTGCGCGCCTATTCTGCCAAGAGCAACATCCTACCGGAGCAAACCCTGGGTCGTGGCCTGCGTAAAATGTACCCCGGCGGATTAGAGGAGTACGTCAGCGTGGTCGGCACAGACGCCTTTATGGATTTCGTCGAATCCATCCAGGCGGAAGGTGTGATACTGGATCGCAAGCCGATGGGCGAAGGCACCGATGCTAAAACCCCACTGGTAATCGAGATCGACAACGAGAACGTCAAGAAGGACATCGAGGCGCTGGACATTGAAATCCCGTTGTTGTCGCCTCGGGTTTATCGGGAATACAAAAACCTCGGCGCGCTGGACGTGGGGGCGCTGGGGAATCAGCCGGTGGAGTACCGGCAATTTTCCGAGGAAGAGCAGCGGGAGATCGTTTTTAAGGACATAACCACCGGCGAGGTGACGCACACGACCATCCTCGATACAGCGGGTATAGCTGATTATCGAAGCGCTATCGGCTACTTTGCTCAGACAATCATGAAGGATTTACGCCTGGTGAGCGGCTACGATGTGCTTTACGGTAAGGTGAAGGGATTTGTACATGAGCATTTATTCGATCGGCCGGTGGAGCTAGAGAGCCCAAACACCCTACGAAATCTTTCGGAGTTGGTCGCCACCAAGACCATAATCGAGACGTTTAAGAAGACAATAAACGCGCTGACCGTACAGGATAAAGGTGATGCCGAGATTCGCGACACCATTAAACTGAGGCAGACGCGGCCTTTCGTCGCTAAAGATCAGGGTTACCTCATGCCGAAAAAGAGCGTTTTCAACCGTATCATCGGGGACAGCCACCTTGAGCTGTTGTTCGCTCGGTTCTTGGAAGACTGCAATGATGTGATCTCTTACGCCAAAAATTACTTTGCAGTCCATTTCAAGCTGGACTACGTGAACGCGACCGGCGACATCTCGAACTACTACCCCGATTTTTTGGTTAAGTTGTCGGCTAAAAAGATTTACATAGTGGAGACCAAAGGCCTGGAAGACCTGGACGTGCCGCTTAAAATGCAGCGGCTGAAGCAGTGGTGCGAGGACATCAACCGAGTGCAGAAGGACGTGAGTTACGATTTCGTTTTCGTGGATCAGGAGAGCTTTGAGAAATTTAAGCCCACATCTTTTCGGCAACTGGTTGACGGATTCAAGCAATACAAGTGA
- the lpxC gene encoding UDP-3-O-acyl-N-acetylglucosamine deacetylase, producing MNFQHTIADRISCSGVGLHTGSQVRLSIQPAETNTGIVFRRSDIPGCEPVRSVTENVMSTSFATTIGNGSMFVATVEHLMSAFHGLGVDNALVELDGEEVPIMDGSAASFVYLIRMAGLKRQTELRSFIQITKPIVVAESDKKAGLYPDDHFRVTYTIDYTHPMIKLQSYDYQHDPRLYESQIASARTFGFLAELNDMQSNGFASGGSLDNAVLVGDASVINESGLRYSDEFVRHKVLDAMGDMYMAGKPIIGHYLANKSGHGLNHDLMRKLASSPDCFEVVQLPQPMPLAADQSMARAE from the coding sequence ATGAATTTTCAGCACACAATCGCCGATCGAATAAGTTGTTCCGGGGTCGGATTGCACACCGGCAGCCAGGTTCGGCTGAGCATCCAACCTGCTGAAACTAATACAGGAATTGTGTTTCGGCGGAGCGATATTCCCGGATGCGAACCTGTACGGTCGGTTACCGAAAATGTAATGTCCACCTCGTTTGCCACGACGATCGGCAACGGCTCGATGTTTGTGGCGACGGTTGAGCATCTGATGTCGGCGTTTCACGGCCTGGGAGTCGATAATGCGCTGGTTGAGCTTGACGGCGAAGAGGTTCCGATCATGGACGGCTCGGCCGCGAGTTTTGTCTACCTGATTCGCATGGCGGGTCTCAAGCGCCAGACCGAGCTTCGCAGCTTCATTCAGATCACCAAGCCCATCGTGGTTGCCGAGTCCGACAAGAAGGCCGGTCTCTACCCTGACGACCACTTTCGCGTGACCTACACCATCGACTACACGCATCCGATGATCAAGCTGCAAAGCTATGATTATCAACACGATCCGCGGCTCTACGAGAGTCAGATCGCCTCGGCGCGCACGTTCGGATTTTTGGCCGAGCTCAACGACATGCAGTCCAACGGTTTTGCCTCGGGCGGCAGCCTTGACAACGCGGTACTGGTCGGTGACGCCAGCGTAATCAACGAGAGCGGACTGCGCTACAGCGACGAGTTCGTGCGCCACAAGGTGCTCGACGCCATGGGCGACATGTACATGGCGGGCAAGCCGATCATCGGCCACTATTTGGCGAACAAGTCCGGCCACGGCCTGAACCACGATCTGATGCGCAAGCTGGCCTCGTCGCCCGATTGCTTCGAGGTGGTGCAGCTTCCCCAGCCCATGCCGCTAGCCGCCGACCAGAGCATGGCCCGCGCCGAATAG